A genomic region of Papaver somniferum cultivar HN1 chromosome 7, ASM357369v1, whole genome shotgun sequence contains the following coding sequences:
- the LOC113294543 gene encoding uncharacterized protein LOC113294543 has translation MERMMQQITTVVIPSSYTEDVEQASAMYQNQQRPRYDPYSSTYNPGWRDHPNFSYANKQAAISNPPFNQQGGYQFLQKPRQETQGTSIHDKLNLILNTMAQDKQKSEMDMKDIQTQMGQLATTVSKLEAQAAGKLPSQLLNHKENANAIELRSGKQVEKPTSSPMSHEPDLEKEEGEAAPKKADPVTNSNSKTRVSTYATPPYFPSRFAKLNKETLHQEIWEIFKKIEVNIPLIQAIRQVPRYAKFLNELCTNKHKFTDLGASINVMPASIYESLKLGPLKNTGIVIQLANRSNTYPKGVIEDVLVQVNQAIFPADFYVLDMMDEDFHHRLLRCCWVDHS, from the exons ATGGAGAGGATGATGCAACAAATAACAACTGTCGTCATACCATCATCATACACCGAAGATGTTGAGCAAGCAAGTGCCatgtaccaaaatcagcaaaggCCAAGATATGATCCATACTCTAGCACATACAATCCGGGTTGGCGAGATCATCCCAATTTCAGCTACGCCAACAAGCAAGCGGCAATTTCCAATCCTCCTTTTAATCAACAAGGTGGGTACCAATTCTTGCAAAAGCCACGTCAAGAAACTCAAGGCACGAGTATACATGACAAATTGAATCTCATTCTCAACACAATGGCGCAAGATAAGCAAAAGTCAGAGATGGATATGAAGGACATCCAAACACAAATGGGTCAACTAGCTACTACCGTGAGCAAATTGGAAGCACAAGCAGCTGGAAAACTTCCTTCGCAACtattaaatcataaggagaaTGCCAATGCTATTGAGCTACGAAGTGGGAAGCAAGTGGAGAAACCAACATCATCACCGATGTCCCATGAACCTGATTTGGAGAAAGAAGAGGGTGAAGCAGCCCCTAAAAAGGCCGACCCAGTAACaaattctaactctaaaactcgtGTTTCTACTTATGCTACTCCTCCTTATTTTCCTAGCAGGTTTGCAAAGTTGAACAAGGAGACATTGCACCAAGAGATTTGGGAGATCTTTAAGAAGATTGAAGTAAACATTCCACTCATTCAGGCGATAAGGCAGGTTCCTCGCTATGCAAAGTTCTTGAAtgaattgtgcactaacaagcaTAAATTTaccg ATTTAGGAGCATCCATTAATGTCATGCCCGCTTCCATTTATGAATCCTTGAAACTTGGTCCTCTTAAGAATACCGGTATTGTTATACAACTTGCTAATAGATCTAATACTTACCCGAAAGGGGTCATTGaagatgttttggtgcaggttaatCAGGCTATTTTTCCGGCGGATTTCTATGTTCTTGACATGATGGATGAAGATTTTCACCATCGTTTACTCCGTTGCTGTTGGGTAGACCATTCATGA